In Calditerrivibrio sp., the following are encoded in one genomic region:
- a CDS encoding 7-carboxy-7-deazaguanine synthase QueE, with product MSKGFIKEMFMSVQGEGKYVGALQLFIRFSGCDVGCKGCDTDYSFCDTFDFEGEKFVNPVEAKELVIFLSDRIDPVGIHSVAITGGEPLLQIDFLTELCRLLKREGYKVFLETSGFYVDILNGLSQFLDIVSLDFKLKSTFGVEFFLDDLKKMNEDVRKKVYVKLIVSENISKEDVDKVINGLDVLGKKEIYLHNLNNYNKINMSILTEFYKRGIFAYFIPQVHKFLEIR from the coding sequence TTGAGTAAAGGTTTTATAAAAGAGATGTTTATGTCAGTTCAGGGTGAAGGTAAGTATGTAGGCGCTTTACAGCTTTTTATAAGGTTTTCTGGTTGTGATGTTGGCTGTAAAGGGTGTGATACTGACTATAGCTTTTGTGATACTTTCGATTTTGAGGGTGAAAAGTTTGTAAACCCTGTTGAAGCAAAAGAATTGGTAATATTTTTGAGTGATCGCATCGATCCAGTTGGTATTCATTCTGTTGCTATCACTGGTGGTGAACCGTTGCTTCAGATAGATTTTCTAACGGAATTATGTAGATTGTTAAAAAGAGAAGGATACAAGGTTTTTTTAGAGACATCTGGGTTTTATGTGGATATTTTAAATGGATTATCCCAATTTTTAGATATTGTCAGTTTAGATTTCAAATTGAAATCTACTTTTGGCGTAGAATTCTTTTTGGATGACCTAAAGAAGATGAATGAAGATGTTAGAAAAAAGGTGTATGTCAAGTTGATCGTATCAGAAAACATAAGTAAGGAAGATGTGGACAAGGTTATAAATGGATTGGATGTTTTGGGTAAGAAAGAAATATACTTGCATAATCTTAATAATTATAATAAAATTAATATGTCTATATTGACAGAGTTTTATAAAAGAGGTATATTTGCTTATTTTATACCTCAGGTTCATAAATTTTTGGAGATAAGGTGA
- a CDS encoding rRNA pseudouridine synthase has protein sequence MRLNRYIAFNSNYSRREADELIFSGHVTVNGKPVLIPAYEVKEEDKVAVLGKLIESSDFLYVKFYKPRGILTAYGDPHGRKNLNDFEFFKKTKLAYSGRLDKDSEGLIFFSNDGNIINRLQTPKYNVEKEYIVYTSRPLSDDEKNALEDGLVVDGFRFRECKVDKIGRNKYNVIITEGKKRQIRIMFKHFKIEVERLIRIRIGNIKIGDLKPGEFKFLTKRELEELKKCLNLE, from the coding sequence ATGAGGCTTAATAGGTATATAGCGTTTAATTCTAATTATTCTAGAAGGGAAGCAGATGAGCTGATTTTTTCTGGTCACGTTACGGTGAATGGAAAACCTGTGCTTATTCCTGCTTATGAAGTAAAAGAAGAGGATAAAGTAGCTGTTTTGGGGAAACTAATAGAAAGTTCTGATTTTCTTTATGTTAAATTCTATAAGCCAAGAGGTATATTGACTGCTTATGGCGATCCCCATGGTAGAAAAAATCTCAATGATTTTGAATTTTTTAAAAAAACAAAGCTTGCTTATTCAGGAAGGCTTGACAAAGATAGTGAAGGTCTTATCTTTTTCTCTAATGATGGCAATATCATTAATAGACTTCAGACGCCTAAATATAATGTGGAAAAAGAGTACATAGTATACACAAGTAGGCCATTATCAGATGATGAGAAGAATGCTTTAGAAGATGGATTGGTGGTAGATGGTTTTAGATTTAGAGAATGTAAGGTGGATAAAATTGGGAGAAACAAATATAACGTAATCATAACAGAAGGGAAGAAAAGGCAGATTAGGATCATGTTTAAGCATTTTAAAATCGAAGTGGAAAGACTTATTAGGATCAGGATAGGTAATATTAAAATAGGTGATCTAAAACCAGGCGAATTTAAGTTTTTAACTAAAAGAGAACTGGAGGAACTAAAAAAATGTTTAAACTTAGAGTAA
- the queD gene encoding 6-carboxytetrahydropterin synthase QueD encodes MFKLRVIDYFASAHNLRGYEGNCERLHGHNWKIEAELMGEHLDSIGMLVDFKVFRKSLKKILDDLDHIYLNEHSYFREINPTSENIARYIFYRLKEDFGNLVHKVVVWESHNAAAEYFE; translated from the coding sequence ATGTTTAAACTTAGAGTAATTGATTATTTCGCTTCAGCACACAATTTGAGAGGTTATGAGGGTAATTGTGAAAGGTTGCATGGTCATAATTGGAAGATTGAAGCAGAACTGATGGGAGAGCATCTGGATAGTATTGGAATGTTGGTGGATTTTAAGGTTTTTAGAAAGAGTTTGAAAAAAATTCTCGATGATCTGGATCATATATACTTAAATGAACATTCCTACTTTAGAGAGATTAACCCAACGAGCGAAAATATAGCAAGGTATATCTTTTATAGGCTTAAAGAAGATTTTGGGAACCTTGTCCATAAAGTTGTCGTGTGGGAGAGCCACAACGCTGCGGCGGAGTACTTTGAGTAA
- a CDS encoding diguanylate cyclase, giving the protein MVISEDILKTILDSSLDGICAVDKNFTVVHYNKAFVEGIRYLYGIDIEKGVSLNEIILGVDKEKWRKCFVKAFNGLSLKRLFSVRVNNSSFTILVKFFPLRSVSNEIIGAVAIARNVTKEKKKQRLLKQNLAEQYVINEVFKSLFNPKDFTKAVNKVLSIIGHHTSLSVIYVYEDYFDRDYCHLSYLWTNKPDHIEKYRKEFSYSNYEGFKKTIVDNGVLMYNQYAIHLEKIERFFKEHEAKSSIIFPMMIKGEYIGFIGFEQLENDRFLTVSEIDVLRIFASILSNALIQKYTEDKLTYASTHDPLTGLYNRAFFDAELERVIHGRVFPVGIIVADLNGLKQINDTLGHKAGDELIIKASQVLMKVFRKEDCVARIGGDEFAIILPKVDEAMMMHAIDRIRQVEKELNSSGGPQVSFALGGYTATNKDEIHQALIKADELMYQDKKRIKGSFKG; this is encoded by the coding sequence ATGGTTATAAGTGAGGATATCTTAAAAACTATTCTTGATAGTTCATTAGATGGAATCTGTGCTGTTGATAAAAATTTTACAGTGGTCCATTACAATAAAGCTTTTGTGGAAGGGATTAGATATCTTTATGGTATAGATATTGAGAAGGGGGTATCTCTTAATGAGATTATTTTGGGGGTAGATAAGGAAAAATGGAGAAAATGTTTTGTTAAGGCTTTTAATGGCCTAAGCTTAAAAAGGCTATTTAGTGTGAGAGTAAACAACTCAAGCTTTACTATTCTTGTAAAGTTTTTCCCATTGCGTAGTGTTTCTAATGAGATAATAGGGGCTGTAGCTATTGCTAGAAATGTTACGAAGGAGAAGAAAAAACAGCGGTTATTAAAACAGAACCTTGCTGAACAGTATGTGATAAATGAGGTATTTAAATCGCTTTTTAATCCCAAAGACTTTACCAAAGCTGTCAACAAAGTACTTTCTATCATCGGACATCATACAAGCTTGAGTGTGATCTACGTATATGAGGATTATTTTGATAGGGATTACTGTCATCTTAGCTATTTATGGACAAACAAACCGGATCATATAGAAAAGTACCGTAAAGAATTTAGCTATTCTAACTATGAAGGGTTTAAAAAGACAATTGTAGATAATGGGGTATTGATGTATAATCAATATGCTATACATTTAGAAAAGATTGAAAGGTTCTTTAAAGAACATGAAGCTAAATCGAGCATAATTTTCCCCATGATGATAAAGGGGGAGTATATTGGGTTTATCGGTTTTGAACAGTTGGAAAATGATAGGTTTTTGACAGTATCTGAAATAGATGTTTTAAGGATATTTGCAAGTATACTTTCAAATGCCCTCATACAGAAATATACTGAAGACAAACTTACTTATGCAAGTACCCATGATCCTTTGACTGGATTATACAATAGGGCTTTTTTCGATGCAGAATTGGAAAGAGTGATACATGGAAGGGTCTTTCCTGTTGGTATAATTGTGGCAGATCTCAATGGTTTAAAGCAGATCAATGACACGCTGGGGCACAAAGCTGGGGATGAGCTGATAATTAAGGCGTCTCAGGTGCTTATGAAGGTATTTCGTAAAGAGGATTGTGTCGCCAGAATTGGTGGTGATGAATTTGCGATTATATTACCAAAAGTAGATGAAGCTATGATGATGCATGCTATCGATAGAATTAGACAGGTGGAAAAGGAATTAAATAGTAGTGGTGGCCCACAGGTTTCTTTTGCGTTGGGGGGGTATACTGCTACAAATAAGGATGAGATACATCAAGCACTCATTAAGGCTGATGAACTGATGTATCAGGATAAAAAAAGGATTAAAGGGAGCTTTAAGGGTTAG
- the rpsT gene encoding 30S ribosomal protein S20, with protein MAHTASARKRIKQSEKRNLRNRSYKSRMKTYTKKFLEALKSSDLQKVEAAFKEAQSVIDKTASKGVIHKNNAARRVSRLRQKLLALKSK; from the coding sequence ATGGCTCATACAGCTTCGGCAAGAAAAAGAATAAAGCAGTCAGAAAAAAGAAATTTAAGGAACAGGTCATATAAGTCAAGAATGAAAACTTATACCAAAAAGTTTCTGGAGGCTCTCAAATCTTCTGACCTTCAAAAGGTAGAGGCTGCTTTTAAAGAGGCTCAATCTGTTATTGATAAAACTGCAAGCAAAGGTGTGATACACAAAAATAATGCTGCTAGAAGGGTGTCCAGATTGAGACAGAAGCTTTTGGCTCTAAAAAGCAAATAA
- the trpS gene encoding tryptophan--tRNA ligase, producing MYKVLSGMRPTGRLHIGHYFGALKNWVKLQDSYECYYFVADWHALTTNFENPENIKELRREMILDWLSVGIDPKKSTLFVQSKNIYHAELFLLLGMITPVSWLERCPTYKEMKAEITDRDLSCLGFLGYPVLQTADIVMYSAKYVPVGVDQLPHIEISREIVRRFHHLYDCDVFVEPEGLLTDVPKLLGLDGRKMSKSYGNAIMLTDDLKVVESNILKMITDTNRKRKSDPGNPEVCPVFDYHKVFSTEDEKSEIVIGCTTAKIGCIDCKKILIKHIVEFLEPIQKKRYDLDRSIQDIDEFLSDGQKKACEVASNIMERVRQVLKL from the coding sequence ATGTATAAAGTGTTAAGTGGCATGAGGCCTACGGGAAGATTACATATTGGTCATTATTTTGGGGCTTTAAAAAACTGGGTTAAATTACAGGATAGTTATGAATGCTACTATTTTGTAGCAGATTGGCATGCTCTTACTACAAATTTTGAAAACCCCGAAAATATAAAGGAACTTCGCAGGGAGATGATTCTGGATTGGTTGTCTGTTGGGATAGATCCTAAAAAGTCTACCTTGTTTGTTCAATCAAAAAATATATACCATGCAGAGTTATTCCTACTCCTTGGTATGATTACACCAGTGAGCTGGCTTGAAAGATGTCCAACTTATAAGGAGATGAAAGCAGAAATAACCGATAGGGATCTCTCATGTTTAGGTTTTCTTGGCTATCCTGTGCTTCAGACGGCAGATATTGTTATGTATAGTGCTAAATATGTTCCTGTAGGTGTAGACCAATTGCCACATATTGAAATAAGTAGGGAGATAGTTAGAAGATTTCATCATCTCTATGACTGTGATGTTTTTGTGGAGCCTGAAGGTTTGTTGACTGATGTTCCCAAACTTTTAGGTCTAGATGGTAGAAAGATGAGCAAGTCCTATGGAAATGCCATAATGCTTACAGACGATCTTAAGGTGGTAGAATCTAATATATTGAAAATGATTACAGATACTAATAGAAAAAGAAAATCAGATCCCGGAAATCCTGAGGTCTGCCCTGTTTTTGATTATCACAAGGTTTTTTCTACTGAAGATGAAAAAAGTGAGATTGTGATTGGTTGTACTACTGCTAAAATAGGCTGTATAGATTGTAAAAAGATTCTGATAAAACATATTGTGGAATTTTTAGAACCTATTCAGAAAAAAAGGTATGATCTTGATAGAAGTATACAAGATATAGATGAATTCTTAAGCGATGGACAGAAGAAGGCCTGTGAGGTTGCCTCTAACATAATGGAAAGGGTAAGACAAGTTTTAAAGCTATGA
- a CDS encoding FadR family transcriptional regulator: MFQKIKPKKISDEVYNQIKSVILSGKLKPGEKLPPERDLALELGVSRTSLREAIQKLEAQGFLYQVQGGGTFVKTITNGILDTAIEEFVKRDEAIFDLMEIRKILETWGAHTAASRATEEELENMRKYLEEMREAKEKGQIGHISDANFHLAISHATHNVMLIHLMKNLFYWIEKVSYEVRSRMYTNPESHADLFRQHTDIYNAIAQRDSEKAYHCMLVHMNYIVTELNRIFKKNR, translated from the coding sequence ATGTTTCAGAAGATCAAACCAAAAAAGATAAGCGATGAAGTGTATAATCAGATAAAAAGTGTAATATTGTCTGGTAAGTTGAAGCCAGGGGAAAAGCTTCCTCCTGAGAGGGATCTGGCATTGGAGCTTGGAGTGAGTCGAACGTCTCTTAGAGAGGCAATTCAGAAGTTAGAGGCCCAGGGGTTTTTGTACCAGGTGCAAGGGGGAGGAACTTTTGTCAAAACCATTACCAATGGTATTCTCGATACTGCGATAGAGGAGTTTGTTAAAAGGGATGAGGCAATTTTTGATCTTATGGAGATAAGGAAGATTCTGGAGACCTGGGGTGCTCATACCGCGGCATCAAGGGCCACAGAGGAAGAGTTGGAAAATATGAGAAAATATCTGGAGGAGATGAGAGAGGCAAAAGAAAAGGGGCAAATTGGGCATATTTCTGATGCAAACTTTCATCTTGCTATTTCCCATGCTACCCATAACGTGATGTTGATCCATCTGATGAAAAACCTTTTTTATTGGATAGAAAAGGTAAGTTATGAGGTTAGATCCAGAATGTATACTAATCCAGAGAGTCATGCCGATCTCTTTAGACAACATACAGATATTTATAATGCCATAGCCCAAAGGGATTCGGAAAAGGCTTATCATTGTATGTTAGTTCATATGAACTATATTGTCACAGAGTTAAATAGAATTTTCAAGAAGAATAGGTAA
- a CDS encoding AAA family ATPase, with protein MQNIKEFFELEHMPFTNTPDSKFFFRSPQHEEALLRLNYAVHGKKGLAVIKGNIGMGKTLLSRLFLASLDENEYEAALIVIVHSEINSEWFLKRLSQQLGIDNLSNVKTEMVAAIYKRLSYLNDQGKKVVIIIDEAQMIKDKQVMEEIRGVLNFEDEHGKMITFVLFGLPTIDEVLSVDESLKQRIAVKFSLTPFDFDTMKRYIIHRLKVAGSKYNYFIDDAMSMIFDFSKGIPRLINTICDNAMFEAYLLKKKQIDKVIIAQVIENLGLK; from the coding sequence ATGCAGAATATAAAAGAGTTTTTTGAGTTGGAGCATATGCCTTTTACTAACACCCCGGATTCGAAATTCTTTTTTAGGTCCCCCCAGCATGAGGAAGCTCTATTGAGGCTAAATTATGCTGTTCATGGGAAGAAAGGTCTTGCTGTAATAAAGGGAAATATTGGCATGGGTAAGACACTCTTATCCAGACTTTTTTTAGCATCTCTTGATGAGAACGAGTATGAAGCTGCTTTGATTGTTATTGTCCATTCTGAGATAAATTCTGAATGGTTTCTTAAAAGATTAAGTCAACAGTTGGGAATTGACAATTTGTCAAATGTTAAGACAGAAATGGTTGCTGCTATATATAAAAGGCTTTCATATTTAAACGATCAGGGTAAAAAGGTTGTGATTATCATAGATGAAGCCCAAATGATAAAAGATAAGCAGGTGATGGAGGAGATTAGGGGGGTTCTTAATTTTGAAGATGAACATGGCAAGATGATAACCTTTGTTCTTTTTGGATTGCCTACGATTGATGAGGTTTTATCTGTAGATGAATCACTTAAACAGAGGATAGCTGTAAAATTTTCTTTGACACCTTTTGATTTCGATACCATGAAGAGATATATCATTCATAGGTTAAAAGTAGCTGGGTCAAAATATAATTATTTTATAGATGATGCGATGAGCATGATTTTTGACTTTTCAAAGGGGATCCCAAGATTGATAAACACTATTTGCGATAATGCTATGTTTGAAGCCTATCTTTTGAAGAAAAAACAGATCGATAAGGTGATAATAGCACAGGTGATAGAAAATCTCGGGTTGAAATGA
- a CDS encoding IclR family transcriptional regulator: MKRDKSEYSVQAVDNALDILEFLGEVDGELSVTEISARLNLTKSNVNKLLTTLEYFGYVDINKYTGNYKLGVKTFQISQAYFNKLNLIESSQKIMTDLRDKVGESVYISVLRGTNVVYLNVVETLKSVRVRPRIGNVGPAYATATGKVQIAFVEDFSVEKFFGNNFIKLTPNTIDSAERLKEELEHIRQVGYALDLEEYEEGVVCVAAPVFNFMKKVIAGLSVSAPVMRLDKEKLVRDIAPIVKNAAKQLSYKFGYKEKSK, encoded by the coding sequence ATGAAGAGAGATAAGTCGGAATATTCTGTGCAGGCTGTGGATAATGCTCTTGATATTCTAGAGTTTTTAGGTGAAGTAGATGGTGAGCTTAGTGTTACTGAGATAAGTGCTCGTTTGAATTTGACAAAAAGCAATGTAAATAAGCTCCTTACAACACTTGAATACTTTGGATATGTTGATATAAATAAATATACTGGTAACTATAAGTTAGGTGTTAAAACATTTCAGATCTCCCAAGCATATTTCAATAAGCTTAATCTTATAGAGTCTTCCCAAAAGATTATGACGGATCTCAGAGATAAGGTTGGGGAATCTGTATATATTAGTGTCCTTAGAGGAACAAATGTTGTTTATCTTAATGTTGTGGAAACCTTGAAATCTGTTAGGGTAAGACCTAGAATAGGGAATGTTGGGCCCGCTTATGCGACTGCTACAGGTAAAGTTCAGATCGCTTTTGTAGAGGATTTTTCTGTTGAGAAGTTTTTTGGTAACAATTTTATAAAGCTTACTCCAAACACAATAGACTCTGCAGAGAGGCTGAAAGAAGAGCTTGAGCATATCAGGCAGGTGGGTTATGCGTTAGATCTTGAAGAGTACGAAGAAGGTGTTGTGTGTGTTGCCGCACCAGTTTTTAATTTTATGAAAAAAGTCATTGCTGGTTTAAGTGTGTCTGCACCAGTCATGAGGCTTGATAAAGAGAAGCTTGTTAGGGATATCGCCCCTATTGTGAAAAATGCTGCCAAACAGTTATCGTATAAGTTTGGTTACAAAGAAAAGTCAAAATAG
- the glgA gene encoding glycogen synthase GlgA, giving the protein MDKYNILFIASEAVPFAKTGGLGDVVGVLPKYIRKFGHNVKVVIPRYYVIDIQKFKLEKLIPPLGVPMGIAGEWWCGVYRGFLPNSDVEIYFIDHEQFYGRKDLYNYEDGTGYIDNDNRFMFLSKAALQLSKMLGFKPDIIHINDWHTAMVPHMLKTFYKCDPHFENVKTVLTVHNMQYQGVFYKGVMDVLGSWEYFFDYEFKGQVNFLKGGLYLSDMVTTVSEGYAREIQTPAFGYGLEGVVRDISFKLVGILNGVDYDEWNPETDRLIPANYSEDDFSGKKICKARLQERFGLPVRDVPLFGIVSRLVHQKGIDILAEAIYRILSLDIQFVLLGNGDPWAHFFFGKIAYENPDKFGCYIGYENVLAHLVEAGADFFVMPSRFEPCGLNQMYSLRYGTPPLVHAVGGLNDTVENLDETTGEGTGFKFYELSANTLFDTIGWATYIYYNRQDILERMRRRGMKKRFTWEDAAAKYINVYNRAKGFF; this is encoded by the coding sequence ATGGATAAATATAATATTCTTTTTATAGCAAGTGAGGCTGTGCCCTTTGCAAAGACTGGGGGATTGGGTGATGTTGTAGGTGTTTTGCCTAAATATATCAGGAAATTTGGTCATAATGTGAAGGTTGTTATCCCGAGGTACTATGTCATAGATATTCAAAAGTTTAAACTTGAAAAATTGATTCCACCATTGGGGGTGCCTATGGGGATTGCTGGTGAGTGGTGGTGTGGTGTCTATAGGGGATTTTTACCTAACTCCGATGTGGAGATCTATTTTATAGATCATGAGCAGTTTTATGGTAGAAAAGACTTGTACAATTATGAAGATGGTACAGGATACATTGATAATGATAATAGGTTTATGTTTTTATCAAAAGCCGCTTTACAGCTATCAAAGATGTTGGGTTTCAAGCCAGATATAATTCACATTAACGATTGGCACACTGCAATGGTTCCCCATATGTTAAAGACTTTTTATAAATGTGATCCACATTTTGAAAATGTTAAAACGGTATTAACTGTACATAATATGCAGTATCAAGGGGTATTTTATAAAGGGGTGATGGATGTTTTGGGAAGTTGGGAGTACTTCTTTGATTATGAATTTAAGGGGCAGGTGAATTTTTTGAAGGGTGGACTTTATCTATCAGATATGGTGACTACGGTTAGCGAAGGCTATGCTCGTGAAATACAAACTCCGGCATTTGGATATGGCCTTGAAGGTGTGGTAAGGGATATTAGTTTTAAGCTTGTGGGTATTTTAAATGGTGTTGATTATGATGAGTGGAATCCAGAAACGGACAGATTAATACCTGCAAACTATTCTGAGGATGATTTTAGTGGAAAAAAGATCTGCAAAGCCAGACTACAGGAGAGATTTGGTTTGCCCGTTAGGGATGTACCGCTATTTGGTATAGTTAGTAGGCTTGTTCATCAAAAGGGGATAGATATATTAGCTGAAGCTATATACAGGATATTGTCCCTTGATATTCAATTTGTATTGCTGGGTAATGGTGATCCATGGGCACATTTCTTTTTTGGGAAAATTGCCTATGAAAATCCTGATAAGTTTGGTTGCTACATCGGTTATGAAAACGTTCTTGCTCATCTGGTGGAGGCTGGTGCTGACTTTTTTGTCATGCCTTCGAGGTTTGAGCCTTGCGGATTGAATCAGATGTACAGTTTAAGGTACGGAACACCTCCATTGGTTCACGCTGTGGGTGGGCTTAACGATACGGTGGAGAATCTTGATGAAACAACCGGTGAGGGGACAGGCTTTAAATTTTATGAGTTGAGTGCTAACACCCTTTTTGATACCATAGGTTGGGCTACTTATATATATTATAACAGGCAAGATATCCTCGAACGTATGAGAAGAAGAGGGATGAAGAAGAGATTTACGTGGGAGGATGCAGCTGCTAAATATATAAACGTTTATAATAGAGCCAAAGGGTTCTTTTAG
- a CDS encoding segregation/condensation protein A: MTDLLDVKLSNFEGPLDLLLHLIYKNELDLYDIPIALIADQFVDAIKGIDEIDIEVAAEFIQMASYLIYLKSKMLLPQQIAIEDGIDPEEEKFLFTQRLVEYSFYRDMALLLREKEFFSQRYLIRKSEIHLPVENLGGDIYKLANSFFSLMVKEEEVVVPITKEHVDIDIVVKQLLNHFRNEKEMLWGQLKAMCSSRKEMVVYFLAILELAKQKLVDIFQAENFDDFMVHYNG; encoded by the coding sequence ATGACGGATCTACTTGATGTAAAACTATCAAATTTTGAAGGTCCGCTGGATTTGTTATTACATCTTATCTATAAAAATGAATTGGATTTGTATGATATCCCTATTGCTCTTATTGCAGATCAGTTTGTGGATGCTATAAAGGGTATTGATGAAATAGATATTGAGGTTGCTGCAGAATTTATCCAGATGGCATCGTATTTGATTTACCTTAAGTCAAAGATGCTTTTGCCTCAGCAGATTGCGATTGAAGATGGTATAGATCCTGAAGAGGAAAAGTTTTTGTTCACCCAACGATTGGTGGAGTACTCCTTTTATAGGGATATGGCTTTACTTTTAAGGGAAAAAGAGTTTTTTAGCCAAAGGTATTTAATACGAAAAAGTGAGATACATTTACCTGTTGAAAATCTTGGTGGTGATATATACAAATTGGCGAACTCCTTTTTTTCTTTGATGGTTAAAGAGGAAGAAGTTGTCGTTCCTATTACAAAAGAGCATGTGGATATAGATATTGTAGTTAAACAATTACTTAATCATTTTAGGAATGAAAAAGAGATGTTGTGGGGGCAATTGAAAGCTATGTGTAGTAGTCGCAAGGAAATGGTGGTGTATTTTCTTGCAATTCTTGAGCTTGCTAAGCAGAAATTAGTAGATATTTTTCAAGCAGAAAATTTTGATGATTTTATGGTGCATTACAATGGATAA
- the scpB gene encoding SMC-Scp complex subunit ScpB, with protein MDKEKKFFYSSLFLSGKVIGVAFFQKIFDPINLENRLLNYMDEFNNLDLGLKIRRVGEGFQMVSDSDMYEELVQFFGDKTENLSKAMLETLAVIAYKQPITRAEIDEIRGVNSSFNIKALLDRNLIRVAGRKDVPGKPLLYVTTNTFLEYFGIVDLSDLPSFREWQELKNS; from the coding sequence ATGGATAAAGAAAAAAAGTTTTTCTACTCTTCACTCTTTTTGTCAGGTAAGGTGATAGGGGTTGCTTTTTTTCAGAAAATATTCGATCCGATAAATCTTGAAAATAGGTTATTAAACTATATGGATGAGTTTAATAATCTTGATTTAGGGCTAAAGATAAGAAGAGTTGGGGAAGGGTTTCAGATGGTAAGTGATTCTGATATGTATGAGGAATTAGTTCAGTTTTTTGGAGATAAAACCGAAAATTTGTCAAAAGCGATGTTGGAAACCCTGGCTGTTATAGCTTATAAACAGCCAATAACAAGAGCTGAGATTGATGAGATTAGAGGAGTAAATTCTTCCTTTAACATAAAGGCGTTACTTGATAGGAATCTTATCAGAGTTGCAGGGAGAAAGGATGTCCCGGGTAAGCCTTTGCTTTATGTTACAACGAATACATTTCTCGAGTATTTTGGCATAGTTGATCTATCAGACCTACCCAGCTTCAGAGAATGGCAGGAACTTAAAAATAGTTAA
- a CDS encoding site-2 protease family protein: MDFDIQSILKQISVTLLPFFLAVTIHEVAHGYAAYYLGDDTAKRAGRLTINPFAHIDLLGLFFLLITQLFGWAKPIPVDMSRLRWRKYGPAVVSFAGPFSNFVLAICSAVLLNLIKIDETSTLHRFFLEPVGYMLFYSVQINIVLGIFNLLPILPLDGGRILQSFLPLNLAYKFSHTERYGFIIILILVVTGVVRLVISPVIEFLLRLLL, translated from the coding sequence ATGGACTTTGATATACAATCAATTTTAAAGCAGATTTCTGTGACATTGTTACCTTTTTTCCTCGCTGTTACCATACATGAGGTGGCCCATGGATATGCTGCTTATTATTTGGGTGATGATACAGCTAAGAGAGCTGGAAGACTTACAATAAACCCTTTTGCCCACATCGATCTGTTGGGGTTATTTTTTCTACTTATAACACAGCTGTTTGGATGGGCAAAGCCTATTCCTGTGGATATGTCAAGACTAAGATGGCGAAAATATGGACCTGCAGTGGTGAGCTTTGCTGGACCCTTTTCTAACTTTGTTTTGGCTATATGTTCCGCTGTTCTATTGAATTTAATCAAGATAGATGAAACTAGTACTTTGCACAGATTTTTTTTGGAGCCTGTAGGGTATATGTTGTTTTATTCTGTTCAGATAAATATTGTGCTCGGTATTTTTAATCTCTTACCGATTCTACCTTTGGATGGTGGAAGGATACTACAATCATTTCTGCCTCTGAATTTAGCCTATAAATTTTCCCATACAGAGAGGTATGGGTTTATAATAATACTTATTTTAGTAGTCACTGGTGTTGTTAGATTAGTCATTTCACCTGTAATAGAGTTTTTATTAAGATTGTTGTTATGA